The DNA region CAGCGCCGCGCGGCGTCCCGCGGGACCGAAGGCTCCGTGCCCGCCGCCCGCGGTGAGTACGGGCCCCGGCCGGACCACCCCGCCGACGAGTCCGGCACACCCGAGGGCGTCCCCGCGCTCGAGGACTTCACCGTGCGGGAGATCATCGGCCGCCTCCCCGGCCTGGTCGCCCTCGTGTACGGACCGGAGCACCGCATCGCGTACGTCAACGAGGCGTACGCGGCGGCGTTCGGCCCCCGCCCGGCCGGCGCCACCGTCGCCGACACCTGCCCCGAGGCGGAGGAGCTCGGCCTGCTCCCGCTCCTCGACCAGGTGCTCCGCAGCGGCAAGCCCCGCACTGTGAAGTCCCGCCGCACCCAGGACGGCGGCTCCTACACCGTCACCTGCCTCCCCGTGGAGAGCCCGCGGCTCGCCGACGGCGGCGTCCTCGTCCACGCCGCCGACGTCACCGACCACGCCGAGGCCGCCGAGCGGCTCCGCGCCAGCGAGCGCCGCCACCGCGAGACCGCCGTCACCCTCCAGCGCTCCCTGCTCCCGCAGGAGCTGGAACAGCCCGACGACCTCCGCATCGCCGCCACCTACCAGCCCGGCGGCACCGACGCCGCCGTCGGCGGCGACTGGTACGACGTCATCACCCTCGGCGCCGGCCGCACCGCCCTCGTCATCGGCGACGTCATGGGCCGCGGGGTGCGCGCCGCCGCCGTCATGGGCCAGCTGCGCACCGCCGTCCGCGCCTACGCGCGCCTGGACCTGCCCCCGCACGAGGTGCTCCAGCTGCTCGACGGCCTCGCCGCCGAGATCGACGCCAGCCAGATCGCCACCTGCGTCTACGCGGTCCACG from Streptomyces fradiae includes:
- a CDS encoding SpoIIE family protein phosphatase; translated protein: MNFTRWSARLPGTQRRAASRGTEGSVPAARGEYGPRPDHPADESGTPEGVPALEDFTVREIIGRLPGLVALVYGPEHRIAYVNEAYAAAFGPRPAGATVADTCPEAEELGLLPLLDQVLRSGKPRTVKSRRTQDGGSYTVTCLPVESPRLADGGVLVHAADVTDHAEAAERLRASERRHRETAVTLQRSLLPQELEQPDDLRIAATYQPGGTDAAVGGDWYDVITLGAGRTALVIGDVMGRGVRAAAVMGQLRTAVRAYARLDLPPHEVLQLLDGLAAEIDASQIATCVYAVHDPNEGKLVYASAGHLPILVRDEDGTVRRAEDPTGPPLGTGGWLHTSGSIALPPGSTAVLYTDGLVERRREDIDEGVSALERALSGATGTPQVVCDRLLRSLGVTADHDDDVAVLVVQHPARKGSDAELFHNAALELLGGIEAAPRARAFASGVLASWRFPVELCDLGVLATSELVANSLQHGTPPMRLRLRRTDRRLIIEVTDGDDHLPRRRRAETEDEAGRGISIIATIASSWGSRRTPGGGKAVWCEFALPD